From Chloracidobacterium sp., the proteins below share one genomic window:
- the trmD gene encoding tRNA (guanosine(37)-N1)-methyltransferase TrmD: MRFDVLTIFPAFFDGFLTHGIVRRALERGQVAIGIHNLRDWTYDRHQVVDDRPYGGEDGMVLKPEPIVRAVEALTHGQADPAIILLSPQGRRFDQAAALRLSQRTQVVLICGRYEGVDERIAEHVATEELSIGDYVLSGGEPAAMVVMDAVIRLVPEVLGSPTSARHESFQTGRLDYPVYTRPATYRGWSVPAELLTGNHAEVELWRRRAALRKTLRYRPDLLTDPTRLDDTDRRLLTELLSASATPPARQAPSILACEETRDHDQARTAGC; this comes from the coding sequence ATGCGGTTCGACGTACTCACCATTTTCCCGGCGTTTTTCGACGGTTTCCTAACGCATGGCATTGTGCGCCGTGCGCTCGAACGTGGCCAAGTCGCTATTGGGATTCACAACCTACGCGATTGGACGTACGACCGCCATCAGGTTGTGGATGACCGACCGTACGGCGGAGAAGACGGCATGGTACTTAAGCCGGAGCCAATTGTTCGGGCGGTGGAGGCGCTGACCCATGGCCAGGCCGATCCAGCGATTATCCTACTGTCGCCCCAAGGACGGCGTTTTGATCAGGCGGCGGCGCTGCGCCTGAGCCAGCGTACGCAGGTGGTGTTAATTTGCGGGCGTTACGAAGGCGTGGATGAGCGTATCGCCGAGCATGTGGCGACGGAGGAGCTTTCAATTGGGGATTATGTTCTAAGCGGCGGCGAACCGGCGGCGATGGTGGTGATGGATGCCGTCATCCGGCTTGTCCCAGAAGTGCTGGGTAGTCCGACTTCGGCGCGGCATGAGTCGTTTCAGACCGGACGGCTTGACTATCCAGTATACACCCGTCCGGCGACCTATCGTGGTTGGTCTGTCCCTGCCGAACTACTCACCGGCAACCATGCGGAAGTTGAACTGTGGCGACGGCGGGCGGCGTTGCGAAAAACACTCCGTTACCGTCCCGACCTCTTAACTGACCCGACGCGGCTGGACGACACCGACCGGCGGTTGCTGACGGAGCTGCTGTCTGCGTCGGCGACGCCGCC